In one window of Nicotiana tabacum cultivar K326 chromosome 12, ASM71507v2, whole genome shotgun sequence DNA:
- the LOC107801159 gene encoding uncharacterized protein LOC107801159: protein MTALSNSFVLSKPQNLSFHFSSGSCLKSLDQNVSATKLSFGPRHGGKSYSSKRSLTIQASYRDGGRPSGAGIFVGGFVLGGLIVGTLGCVFAPQISKALAGADKKDLMRKLPKFIYDEDKALEKQRKKLAEKIDQLNSAIDDISTQLRSDDTPNGAAVNSDDVEAVV, encoded by the exons ATGACAGCTCTTTCAAATTCCTTCGTTTTATCCAAACCCCAAaacttatctttccatttttcctCCG GTTCTTGCTTGAAGTCACTAGACCAAAATGTCAGTGCCACCAAGTTGTCCTTCGGTCCAAGGCATGGAGGAAAATCATATTCTTCTAAAAGATCATTGACCATTCAAGCATCATATCG TGATGGTGGAAGGCCAAGCGGTGCTGGCATCTTTGTTGGTGGCTTTGTTTTAGGAGGATTGATTGTTGGCACACTTGGCTGTGTGTTCGCACCCCAG ATCAGCAAGGCATTAGCTGGAGCTGATAAGAAGGACCTGATGAGAAAGTTGCCCAAGTTTATATATGACGAAGACAAAGCATTGGAG AAACAACGTAAGAAACTTGCCGAAAAGATTGACCAGCTGAATTCGGCGATTGATGACATTTCCACTCAGTTGAGATCAGATGACACGCCAAATGGAGCTGCTGTGAACTCAGATGATGTTGAAGCTGTTGTATAA